A single window of Toxotes jaculatrix isolate fToxJac2 chromosome 4, fToxJac2.pri, whole genome shotgun sequence DNA harbors:
- the cabp2a gene encoding calcium-binding protein 2a, whose product MGNINKASKKNSKMKKGASPVDQSSAPLAATMLGGLGGAGEVDTEDEDEGGSEREFDEPLCALVKNCNMLHNIVGPACIFLRQGFAQSQLDRDLRPEEMEELREAFREFDKDKDGFISCKDLGECMRTMGYMPTEMELIELSQQICGGRVDFEDFVELMGPKMLAETADMIGVKELRDAFKEFDSDGDGQISLGELREAMKKLMGEQLNHREIDEILRDVDLNGDGQVDFEEFVRMMSR is encoded by the exons ATGGGAAACATCAACAAGGCttctaaaaaaaacagtaaaatgaagaaG GGGGCGTCACCCGTAGATCAAAGCAGCGCCCCACTAGCTGCCACCATGCTCGGGGGCCTGGGTGGTGCAGGTGAGGTGGACACAGAGGACGAGGATGAAGGAGGGAGCGAGCGGGAATTCGATGAGCCCCTGTGTGCTCTGGTTAAGAACTGCAACATGCTGCACAACATAGTGGGGCCTGCTTGTATCTTCCTCAGACAGGGCTTCGCACAGAGCCAGCTT GACAGAGATCTACGACCAGAGGAAATGGAAG AGCTGCGTGAGGCCTTCAGGGAGTTTGACAAAGACAAGGATGGCTTCATCAGCTGTAAGGACCTTGGTGAGTGCATGAGGACCATGGGATACATGCCGACAGAGATGGAACTGATCGAACTCAGCCAGCAGATCT GTGGTGGCAGAGTGGACTTTGAGGACTTTGTGGAACTGATGGGTCCAAAAATGCTTGCTGAGACTGCAGACATGATTGGAGTCAAGGAGCTGAGGGATGCCTTCAAAGAG TTTGACTCAGATGGTGACGGACAAATCAGCCTTGGGGAGCTGAGGGAAGCCATGAAGAAGCTCATGGGGGAGCAGCTCAACCACCGCGAGATAGACGAGATCCTGCGAGAT